In Cicer arietinum cultivar CDC Frontier isolate Library 1 chromosome 1, Cicar.CDCFrontier_v2.0, whole genome shotgun sequence, one DNA window encodes the following:
- the LOC101493663 gene encoding protein FAR1-RELATED SEQUENCE 11: MMSEEAGSMLVVYDDPSDQHSLSLGETSSTEESPGETRHSMESTNDAIPYTGQRFATHDAAYEFYSDFAKRCGFSIRRHRTEGKDGVGKGLTRRYFVCHRAGNTPVKSSTESKPQRNRKSSRCGCQAYMRISKTTEFGAPEWRVTGFANHHNHELLEPNQVRFLPAYRTISDADKNRILMFAKTGISVHQMMRLMELEKCVEPGYLPFTEKDVRNLLQSFRKLDPEEESLDLLRMCRNIKEKDSNFKFEHTLDANNHLENIAWSYASSIQLYDIFGDAVVFDTTHRLTAFDMPLGIWVGINNYGMPCFFGCVLLRDETVRSFSWAIKAFLGFMNGKAPQTILTDQNICLKEALSAEMPTTKHAFCIWMIVAKFPSWFNAVLGERYNEWKAEFYRLYNLESVEDFELGWREMVCSFALHSNRHMVNLYSSRSLWALPYLRSHFLAGMTTTGQSKSINAFIQRFLSAQTRLAHFVEQVAVAVDFKDQTGEQQTMQQNLQNVSLKTGAPMESHAATVLTPFAFSKLQEQLVLAAHYASFSIEEGFLVRHHTKAEGGRKVYWSPQEGIISCSCHQFEFSGILCRHSLRVLSTGNCFQIPDRYLPIRWRRISIPSSKLLQNATNDHAERLKLLQNMVSSLITESSKSKERLDIATEQVSILLSRIREQPISLQCARDISTINRNL, from the exons atgatgtCTGAAGAGGCTGGATCCATGTTGGTAGTCTACGATGATCCCTCTGACCAACACTCGCTGTCTTTGGGCGAAACAAGCAGCACAGAGGAGTCCCCTGGTGAAACCAGACACTCCATGGAATCAACTAACGATGCCATTCCGTACACTGGTCAAAGGTTTGCCACTCATGATGCAGCTTATGAATTCTATAGTGATTTTGCCAAGAGGTGTGGCTTCTCAATTAGACGTCACCGTACAGAGGGAAAAGATGGTGTTGGAAAAGGACTTACTAGGCGCTACTTTGTTTGTCACCGAGCTGGCAACACTCCTGTCAAATCATCAACTGAAAGTAAACCTCAAAGAAATAGAAAATCTTCTCGGTGCGGTTGTCAGGCCTACATGCGGATAAGCAAAACAACAGAATTTGGAGCTCCAGAATGGCGTGTGACTGGTTTTGCTAACCACCATAATCATGAACTTTTGGAACCAAACCAAGTTCGATTCCTTCCAGCATACAGAACTATCTCAGATGCTGACAAAAACCGAATCCTTATGTTTGCCAAAACAGGGATATCTGTTCATCAAATGATGAGGCTCATGGAGCTTGAGAAGTGTGTGGAACCAGGATATTTGCCTTTTACAGAAAAGGACGTAAGGAATTTACTCCAGTCGTTTAGAAAATTAGATCCAGAAGAAGAAAGCCTAGATTTGTTAAGAATGTGCAGAAATATTAAGGAGAaagattctaattttaaatttgagcACACACTTGATGCAAACaaccatttagaaaatattGCCTGGTCATATGCCTCATCGATCCAATTGTATGATATCTTTGGTGATGCCGTGGTATTTGATACAACACACCGTTTGACTGCGTTTGACATGCCGCTGGGGATATGGGTTGGAATAAATAATTATGGAATGCCCTGCTTCTTTGGCTGTGTGCTACTGCGAGATGAAACCGTCAGGTCATTTTCCTGGGCAATAAAG GCTTTCTTAGGTTTTATGAATGGGAAGGCTCCACAGACTATACTAACTGACCAAAATATTTGTCTAAAAGAAGCGCTATCTGCAGAAATGCCAACAACAAAACACGCTTTTTGCATATGGATGATAGTAGCCAAATTTCCATCTTGGTTCAATGCTGTTTTAGGAGAACGTTACAATGAGTGGAAGGCTGAATTTTATAGACTTTATAATCTTGAATCAGTTGAGGATTTTGAACTAGGCTGGAGGGAAATGGTCTGTTCTTTTGCGCTGCATTCCAATCGGCACATGGTTAATTTATACAGCTCTCGCTCACTTTGGGCATTGCCATATTTGAGAAGCCATTTTCTTGCGGGAATGACTACAACTGGTCAGTCGAAGTCAATTAATGCCTTCATTCAACGGTTTCTAAGTGCACAGACACGACTTGCTCACTTTGTTGAACAG GTAGCTGTTGCTGTGGATTTTAAAGATCAAACTGGAGAACAACAAACCATGCAGCAGAATCTCCAAAATGTTAGCCTCAAAACAGGAGCCCCCATGGAATCGCATGCTGCTACAGTCCTCACTCCTTTTGCCTTTTCAAAGCTTCAAGAGCAACTAGTGTTGGCTGCACATTATGCATCTTTTTCAATTGAAGAAGGTTTTCTTGTGAGACATCACACGAAAGCTGAAGGAGGTCGCAAAGTTTATTGGTCCCCTCAGGAAGGAATTATAAGCTGCAGCTGTCACCAGTTTGAATTTTCTGGAATTTTGTGTAGGCACTCTCTAAGAGTTCTTTCAACAGGAAATTGCTTTCAGATCCCAGATAGATATCTACCCATCCGATGGCGTCGTATCAGCATACCCTCTTCTAAGCTTCTTCAAAATGCAACTAACGATCATGCCGAAAGACTTAAGTTATTACAAAATATGGTTTCTTCTCTAATTACAGAATCTTCTAAGTCTAAAGAACGATTAGATATTGCAACAGAACAAGTTTCTATTCTTCTGTCTCGCATAAGAGAGCAACCAATTTCATTACAATGTGCCAGAGATATTTCTACTATTAATAGGAATCTATGA